A window of the Bacillus andreraoultii genome harbors these coding sequences:
- the fliW gene encoding flagellar assembly protein FliW, protein MNIKTKYHGEMVINEKEILTFENGIPGFLDEKQFILLPLTDDRVYFVLQSVQTEELTFVVTDPFLFFPDYDFNLEDTVVSQLHIEAPTDVKVMNILTLQDPFEKTTVNLQAPIVINTKNNEAKQVILNNEAYKTKHPLFKKSPASVKG, encoded by the coding sequence ATGAACATAAAAACAAAATACCACGGCGAAATGGTAATTAATGAGAAGGAAATCCTTACTTTTGAGAATGGAATTCCGGGTTTTCTTGATGAAAAGCAATTTATTCTTTTACCGCTCACAGATGATCGTGTTTATTTTGTTTTGCAATCGGTGCAAACAGAAGAACTGACATTTGTTGTGACCGATCCATTCCTCTTCTTTCCAGACTATGATTTTAATTTGGAAGATACGGTCGTTAGTCAATTACACATCGAAGCACCAACCGATGTTAAAGTGATGAATATTTTGACTTTACAAGACCCGTTTGAAAAAACAACAGTCAATCTACAAGCACCAATCGTCATTAATACAAAAAATAATGAAGCCAAACAGGTGATTTTAAATAATGAAGCGTACAAAACAAAACATCCATTGTTTAAAAAATCGCCTGCATCGGTAAAGGGGTGA
- the csrA gene encoding carbon storage regulator CsrA, translated as MLILARKKGEAIQIGDGIEIKIVSIQGDQVKIGIEAPKEVEVYRKEIFEQIQAENKLAAAIPANLINLVKNTGTKS; from the coding sequence ATGTTAATTTTAGCGAGAAAAAAGGGTGAAGCCATCCAAATCGGCGACGGCATCGAAATCAAAATTGTCTCGATTCAAGGTGATCAAGTAAAGATCGGCATCGAAGCACCGAAAGAAGTAGAAGTCTATCGAAAAGAAATCTTCGAGCAAATTCAAGCAGAAAATAAACTCGCAGCGGCAATTCCAGCAAACCTAATTAATTTGGTAAAAAATACCGGAACAAAATCATAA
- a CDS encoding flagellin, whose product MKVNVRTMAKEMMEQTKNSILAQASQAMLAQSQQLPQSVLQLLR is encoded by the coding sequence ATGAAAGTAAATGTTCGCACGATGGCGAAAGAAATGATGGAACAAACTAAGAATTCAATCTTAGCACAAGCATCACAAGCAATGTTAGCTCAATCTCAACAATTACCTCAGAGTGTTTTACAGCTTTTACGGTAA